Proteins from one Mycobacterium adipatum genomic window:
- the rplM gene encoding 50S ribosomal protein L13 yields MSTYAPKAGDTTRSWYVIDAQDVVLGRLAVEAAKLLRGKHKPTFTPNVDGGDFVIVINAEKIAVSGDKLTNKFAYSHSGYPGGLRKRTIGELLEKHPTRVVENAIVGMLPHNKLSRQVQKKLKVYAGPDHPHAAQQPIPFEIKQVAQ; encoded by the coding sequence GTGTCTACATACGCGCCCAAGGCGGGTGACACCACGCGTTCGTGGTACGTCATCGACGCCCAGGACGTGGTGTTGGGCCGGCTCGCCGTCGAAGCAGCCAAGCTGCTCCGTGGCAAGCACAAGCCCACATTCACGCCCAATGTCGACGGTGGCGATTTCGTCATCGTCATCAATGCCGAGAAGATCGCCGTCAGCGGCGACAAGCTCACCAACAAGTTCGCTTACAGCCACTCGGGTTACCCCGGCGGTCTGCGTAAGCGCACCATCGGCGAGCTGCTGGAGAAGCACCCCACCCGTGTCGTCGAGAACGCCATCGTGGGGATGCTGCCGCACAACAAGCTGAGCCGCCAGGTTCAGAAGAAGCTGAAGGTGTACGCCGGTCCGGATCATCCGCATGCCGCGCAGCAGCCGATTCCGTTCGAGATCAAGCAGGTGGCCCAGTGA
- the eat gene encoding ethanolamine permease codes for MAGVEEHLESADYLRKRQLKSGTAGWVLLAGLGVSYVISGDYSGWNFGLAEGGFGGLAIAAVIIAGMYLALVLGMAELSSALPAAGGGYTFARRALGPWGGFATGTAILIEYAIAPAAIATFIGAYVESLGLFGITDGWWVYLAAYLIFIGIHLAGVGEALKVMFVITAIALVGLLVFAVAAIGHFDVANLTDMAVDETAAGASSWLPNGYLGIWASIPFAIWFFLAIEGVPLAAEETANPERNVPRGIIAGMAVLLVTCVTVLILTTGAGGAEAMSASGNPLVEALGDGTAAKVVNYIGLAGLIASFFSIIYAYSRQLFALSRAGYLPKVLSVTNSRKAPTLALLVPGLVGFLLSLTGQGAMLLNMAVFGAALSYVLMMISHIVLRRREPEMPRPYRTPGGVATTGFALVIGVFAVIATFLVDPVAAGWCLGVFAAFMLYFAVYSRHQLVANSPDEEFAMLARAESELK; via the coding sequence GTGGCCGGTGTTGAAGAACACCTCGAGAGCGCGGACTATCTGCGCAAGCGTCAGCTCAAATCGGGCACCGCGGGTTGGGTGCTGCTGGCCGGTCTCGGCGTCAGCTATGTCATATCCGGTGATTACTCGGGCTGGAACTTCGGCCTCGCCGAGGGCGGATTCGGTGGGCTGGCCATCGCGGCCGTCATCATCGCCGGCATGTACCTGGCGCTGGTGCTGGGCATGGCCGAGCTGTCCTCCGCGCTGCCTGCCGCGGGCGGCGGTTACACCTTCGCCCGCCGGGCACTCGGCCCCTGGGGCGGTTTCGCCACGGGCACAGCCATTCTCATCGAATACGCCATCGCGCCGGCGGCCATCGCCACCTTCATCGGCGCCTATGTCGAGTCGCTCGGGCTGTTCGGCATCACCGACGGCTGGTGGGTGTACCTGGCGGCCTACCTGATCTTCATCGGTATCCACCTCGCCGGGGTGGGTGAGGCGCTCAAGGTGATGTTCGTGATCACCGCGATCGCGTTGGTGGGCCTGCTGGTGTTCGCGGTGGCCGCCATCGGGCACTTCGACGTCGCCAACCTCACCGATATGGCCGTCGACGAGACCGCCGCCGGTGCCTCCAGCTGGCTGCCCAACGGCTACCTGGGCATCTGGGCGTCCATCCCGTTCGCCATCTGGTTCTTCCTGGCGATCGAGGGTGTGCCGCTGGCCGCCGAGGAAACCGCCAACCCCGAGCGCAACGTGCCGCGCGGCATCATCGCCGGCATGGCCGTGCTGTTGGTCACCTGCGTCACGGTGCTCATCCTCACCACCGGAGCCGGCGGGGCCGAGGCCATGTCGGCATCGGGCAACCCGCTCGTGGAGGCGCTCGGTGACGGGACCGCCGCCAAGGTCGTCAACTACATCGGCCTGGCCGGCCTGATCGCGAGCTTCTTCTCCATCATCTACGCCTACTCACGGCAGCTGTTCGCCTTGTCGCGGGCCGGCTACCTGCCCAAGGTGTTGTCGGTGACCAACTCGCGCAAGGCGCCGACGCTGGCACTGCTGGTGCCCGGCCTGGTCGGGTTCCTGTTGTCGCTGACCGGTCAGGGGGCGATGCTGCTGAACATGGCGGTCTTCGGTGCGGCACTCAGTTATGTGCTGATGATGATCAGCCATATCGTGCTGCGCCGCCGGGAGCCGGAGATGCCGCGTCCCTACCGCACCCCGGGCGGTGTCGCCACCACCGGTTTCGCCCTGGTCATCGGGGTGTTCGCGGTCATCGCGACATTCCTGGTCGACCCCGTCGCCGCGGGCTGGTGCCTGGGCGTGTTCGCCGCCTTCATGCTCTACTTCGCGGTGTACAGCCGCCACCAGTTGGTGGCCAACTCGCCCGATGAGGAATTCGCCATGCTCGCACGGGCGGAGAGCGAGCTCAAGTGA
- a CDS encoding (2Fe-2S)-binding protein yields the protein MTDTPAPVHRGECARYLDELSTLGGYFALPAHPDAQSQSLAGLFADDVVTDHVERTRDAIAASVGCPPERISLRMAASSLQLGVAARLLSPAIGGALCLGAVPVLDQRSLRWVPGAGHAPQFTVPAPVWQAVDAQTSAQVIAESVVPVLTELGARLNALLSLSPRITSGNLTSAANGAVTVLALSRPEQEAPGRALVRALASTEPLRGTGEFVDGRFRRRSCCLYYQAPRAGLCGDCVLIPDATP from the coding sequence ATGACCGATACGCCCGCACCCGTGCACCGTGGCGAGTGCGCCCGGTATCTGGACGAGTTGAGCACGCTGGGCGGATACTTCGCGCTGCCCGCCCACCCGGACGCCCAATCACAGAGTCTTGCAGGACTTTTCGCCGACGATGTGGTCACCGACCACGTCGAGCGCACCCGCGACGCGATCGCCGCCTCGGTGGGCTGCCCTCCGGAGCGGATCTCGCTGCGGATGGCGGCATCGTCGTTGCAGCTCGGTGTGGCCGCCCGGTTGCTCTCCCCGGCCATCGGCGGGGCGCTCTGCTTGGGAGCCGTTCCGGTGCTGGACCAGCGGTCGCTGCGCTGGGTCCCCGGCGCGGGCCACGCACCGCAGTTCACCGTCCCCGCCCCGGTGTGGCAGGCCGTCGATGCGCAGACATCCGCGCAGGTCATCGCCGAGTCGGTGGTCCCGGTCCTCACCGAGTTGGGCGCCAGACTGAACGCCCTGCTGTCACTGTCGCCACGAATCACGTCGGGCAATCTGACGTCGGCCGCCAACGGCGCGGTGACGGTGCTCGCGTTGTCACGCCCGGAGCAGGAGGCTCCCGGCCGGGCGCTGGTGCGCGCCCTGGCGAGCACCGAGCCGCTGCGCGGCACGGGCGAATTCGTCGACGGGCGATTCCGCCGGCGCAGTTGCTGCCTGTACTACCAGGCCCCGCGGGCCGGGCTGTGCGGTGACTGTGTGCTGATTCCGGACGCCACACCCTGA
- a CDS encoding ethanolamine ammonia-lyase subunit EutB, translating to MIYRQQVSGVNYAFDGLVEVMAKATPLRSGDQLAGCAAEHDAERAAAAWVLADLPLDTFLNQDIVAYETDEVTRLIMDTHDRQSFSHISGLTVGGLRDWLLEAASHDDSAVRIAAIAPGLTPEMVAAVSKIMRNQDLIAVAAATTVTASFRTTIGLPGTLATRLQPNHPTDDPRGIAAAVLDGLLLGCGDAVIGINPATDSPQATADLLVLLDSIRTRYDIPVQSCVLSHITTTIGLIESGAPVDLVFQSIAGTEGANSAFGVDISLLREGRDAATGLGRGTVGDNVMYLETGQGSALSSHTHLGVGGKPVDQQTLETRAYAVARDLNPLLVNTVVGFIGPEYLYDGKQIIRAGLEDHFCGKLLGLPMGVDVCYTNHAEADQNDMDTLLTLLAAAGAAFVITVPGADDVMLGYQSLSFHDVLTTRRTLGLAPAPEFEEWLRTVGMVDATGRLTPFDLTHSPLRALTSATSGAP from the coding sequence GTGATCTACCGGCAGCAGGTCTCCGGCGTCAACTACGCCTTCGACGGACTCGTGGAGGTGATGGCCAAGGCCACCCCGCTGCGCTCGGGCGACCAACTCGCCGGGTGTGCCGCCGAGCACGACGCAGAACGCGCGGCCGCCGCGTGGGTGCTGGCAGACCTGCCGCTGGACACTTTTCTCAACCAGGACATCGTCGCCTACGAGACCGACGAGGTGACCCGCCTGATCATGGATACCCATGACCGGCAATCCTTTTCGCACATCTCGGGGCTGACGGTCGGCGGCCTGCGGGACTGGCTGTTGGAGGCCGCCTCGCATGACGACAGCGCGGTGCGGATCGCGGCCATCGCGCCCGGGCTCACCCCGGAGATGGTGGCCGCGGTCAGCAAGATCATGCGCAACCAGGATCTCATCGCCGTCGCGGCGGCCACCACGGTCACCGCGTCCTTCCGCACCACCATCGGGCTGCCCGGCACGCTGGCGACCCGGCTGCAGCCCAACCATCCGACCGACGACCCGCGCGGTATCGCCGCGGCCGTCCTGGACGGGCTGCTGCTGGGTTGCGGGGATGCGGTGATCGGCATCAACCCGGCGACGGATTCCCCGCAGGCCACCGCCGACCTGTTGGTGCTGCTCGATTCCATCCGCACCCGCTACGACATCCCGGTGCAGTCCTGCGTCCTGTCCCACATCACCACCACCATCGGGCTGATCGAGAGCGGGGCGCCGGTGGACCTGGTGTTCCAGTCCATCGCCGGGACCGAAGGCGCCAATTCTGCGTTCGGCGTGGACATCTCGCTGCTGCGGGAGGGACGCGACGCGGCCACCGGCCTGGGCCGGGGCACCGTCGGCGACAACGTCATGTACCTGGAGACCGGGCAGGGGTCGGCGCTCAGCTCGCACACCCATCTGGGGGTCGGTGGCAAACCGGTCGATCAGCAGACCCTGGAGACGCGGGCCTACGCGGTGGCGCGCGATCTGAACCCGCTGCTGGTCAACACCGTCGTCGGATTCATCGGGCCGGAGTACCTCTATGACGGCAAGCAGATCATCCGGGCGGGCCTGGAAGACCATTTCTGCGGCAAGCTGCTCGGGCTGCCGATGGGAGTGGACGTCTGCTACACCAACCACGCCGAGGCCGACCAGAACGATATGGACACCCTGCTGACCCTGCTGGCGGCCGCCGGGGCGGCGTTCGTCATCACCGTGCCCGGCGCCGATGACGTGATGCTCGGCTACCAGAGCCTGTCCTTCCACGATGTGCTCACCACCCGCCGCACCCTGGGGCTGGCGCCGGCACCGGAGTTCGAGGAGTGGCTGCGCACGGTTGGGATGGTCGACGCCACCGGCCGGCTGACCCCGTTCGATCTGACGCACTCACCGTTGCGTGCGCTCACCTCCGCGACATCAGGAGCGCCGTGA
- a CDS encoding propanediol/glycerol family dehydratase medium subunit: MADRVLTFADEKPAAPGSRTDEVLIGVSPAFADFFSQTITGMSHADVIRQILAGIEEQEVSARVVRIRHSSDLAVVAHTAAKLSGSGIAIGLLSRGTTMIHQRDLPRLSSLELFPQCPLMTLETYRQVGSNAAQYAKGESPEPVPTLNDQMARPRWQAKAALLHLKETEQIVKGAKPVEVVPQFAQALAN; the protein is encoded by the coding sequence ATGGCGGACAGAGTACTCACTTTCGCCGATGAGAAGCCGGCCGCACCAGGCAGCCGGACCGACGAGGTGCTCATCGGTGTGTCACCGGCGTTCGCCGACTTCTTCAGCCAGACCATCACCGGCATGTCGCATGCCGACGTGATCCGCCAGATCCTGGCCGGTATCGAGGAGCAGGAAGTGTCGGCACGCGTGGTGCGGATCCGGCACAGCAGTGACCTCGCCGTCGTCGCGCACACCGCGGCGAAACTGTCCGGTTCGGGGATCGCGATCGGCCTGCTGTCGCGCGGCACCACGATGATCCATCAACGGGACCTGCCGCGGCTGTCCAGCCTGGAGCTGTTCCCGCAGTGCCCGCTGATGACGCTGGAGACCTACCGTCAGGTCGGATCAAATGCGGCACAGTACGCCAAAGGTGAATCGCCGGAGCCGGTTCCGACGCTCAACGACCAGATGGCCCGACCGCGTTGGCAGGCCAAGGCGGCGCTGTTGCACCTGAAGGAGACCGAGCAGATCGTCAAGGGGGCAAAGCCGGTCGAGGTGGTGCCGCAGTTCGCGCAAGCCTTGGCGAACTGA
- a CDS encoding glycerol dehydratase reactivase beta/small subunit family protein, with translation MAERSSGRGGQRSRPVIVVLAAGGEAVMREVLAGIEEEGVPSSASAVAAGDRDVCAADLAQRAAMQSPLQLGVGIGASGDIRVCHAKLGRPVFGLPAGSTPSAARTMGHNAARIVAGLPLKDLPEDDLGPA, from the coding sequence GTGGCTGAACGATCGTCCGGACGCGGTGGGCAGCGCTCCCGGCCGGTGATCGTTGTCCTCGCCGCCGGCGGCGAGGCGGTGATGCGCGAGGTGCTGGCCGGCATCGAGGAGGAAGGGGTGCCGTCCTCGGCATCCGCGGTGGCCGCAGGCGACCGTGACGTCTGCGCGGCGGATCTGGCGCAGCGGGCGGCGATGCAGTCACCGCTACAGCTCGGCGTGGGCATCGGCGCGTCGGGCGATATCCGGGTCTGTCATGCCAAGCTCGGGCGGCCGGTCTTCGGCCTGCCCGCCGGATCGACGCCCTCGGCGGCGCGGACCATGGGGCACAACGCCGCCCGCATCGTGGCGGGGCTGCCGCTGAAGGATCTGCCCGAAGATGATCTCGGTCCGGCCTGA
- a CDS encoding diol dehydratase reactivase subunit alpha: MVTVVGVDIGNSTTEASAATIGPDGSVQFLGAALAPTTGVKGTPRNVDGVADVVERALRTAGVAIVDLDIVLLNEATPVISGMAMETITETIITESTMIGHDPRTPGGRGLGVGMTVGFDALADAAGTEPIIVVVPAGVDFEVAAGQINAATRRGIAVAGAILGNDDAVLVVNRLDTAIPVIDEVSRIDAVPLGMLAAVEVAGPGQSIRSLSNAYGLATIFELDATATRVVSPVARALTGNRSAVVVRTPAGDVADRTIPAGSLELNGVSRRATVDVSRGAVEIMAAVERVSPLVDVAGEAGTNTGGMIANVRQSMADLSDHAVADVHIKDLLAVDTFVPQEVRGGVAGEVALENAVALAAMVRTRDSGMQAVAAAVSERLRANGAEGVEVIVGGVEAEMAVLGALTTPGTDKPLVVLDLGGGSTDAALIETDGAIAAVHLAGAGDLVTKLIDAELGLDNLELAEDIKRCPLGKAESFFHVRLENGTVQFFEKPLPATAFARVVTLDGHSMNPIPGRHSMERIATVRRTAKERIFVVNALRSLRTVAPGADLRQIGFVVLLGGCALDFEIPQLIADALAPYGIVCGTGNIRGIEGPRNAVASGLVSAYAGRSAGVLVSGRG; the protein is encoded by the coding sequence ATGGTGACCGTGGTCGGGGTCGACATCGGCAACTCGACGACGGAGGCCAGCGCTGCGACGATCGGACCCGACGGGTCCGTGCAGTTCCTGGGGGCCGCCCTGGCTCCCACCACCGGTGTCAAGGGCACCCCGCGCAATGTCGACGGCGTGGCCGACGTGGTCGAACGCGCGCTGCGCACGGCCGGTGTCGCGATCGTCGATCTCGACATCGTGCTGCTCAACGAGGCGACCCCGGTGATCAGCGGGATGGCCATGGAGACCATCACCGAGACCATCATCACCGAGTCCACGATGATCGGGCACGACCCGCGTACCCCGGGCGGGCGTGGGCTGGGCGTGGGGATGACCGTCGGTTTCGACGCGCTCGCCGACGCGGCCGGTACGGAACCGATCATCGTGGTCGTGCCCGCTGGGGTGGACTTCGAGGTGGCGGCGGGGCAGATCAACGCCGCCACCCGCCGCGGCATCGCGGTGGCCGGCGCCATCCTCGGCAATGACGATGCCGTCCTGGTGGTCAATCGCCTGGACACCGCGATTCCGGTGATCGACGAGGTGTCACGCATCGACGCGGTGCCATTGGGCATGCTGGCGGCCGTGGAGGTCGCCGGGCCGGGCCAGTCGATTCGCAGCCTGTCCAACGCCTACGGACTGGCCACCATCTTCGAACTCGACGCGACCGCGACCAGGGTGGTCTCGCCGGTGGCCCGGGCGCTGACCGGGAACCGTTCCGCGGTTGTCGTCCGCACGCCCGCCGGGGATGTCGCCGACCGCACGATTCCGGCGGGATCCCTTGAGCTCAACGGTGTGTCGCGCCGAGCGACAGTGGATGTGTCGCGCGGCGCGGTGGAGATCATGGCCGCCGTCGAACGGGTGAGCCCGCTGGTCGACGTCGCCGGCGAGGCGGGCACCAACACCGGCGGCATGATCGCGAACGTACGCCAGAGCATGGCCGACCTGTCCGATCATGCGGTCGCCGATGTACACATCAAGGATCTGCTCGCCGTGGACACCTTTGTCCCCCAGGAAGTGCGCGGTGGGGTGGCCGGCGAGGTGGCGCTGGAGAATGCGGTGGCACTGGCCGCCATGGTGCGCACCCGCGACAGCGGGATGCAGGCCGTCGCCGCCGCGGTGTCCGAGCGGCTGCGCGCCAATGGCGCCGAAGGTGTCGAGGTGATCGTCGGTGGGGTGGAGGCCGAGATGGCCGTCCTCGGGGCCCTCACCACGCCGGGTACCGACAAGCCGCTCGTCGTGCTCGACCTCGGGGGCGGATCCACCGATGCGGCGCTGATCGAAACCGATGGTGCGATTGCGGCGGTCCATCTGGCCGGTGCCGGCGATCTGGTCACCAAACTGATCGACGCCGAACTGGGCCTGGACAATCTGGAGCTTGCCGAGGACATCAAACGCTGCCCACTGGGAAAGGCCGAGAGCTTCTTTCACGTCCGGCTGGAGAACGGGACCGTCCAGTTCTTCGAAAAGCCACTGCCGGCAACGGCTTTTGCCCGGGTGGTCACCCTTGACGGGCACAGCATGAACCCGATTCCGGGCCGGCACTCGATGGAGCGGATCGCCACCGTCCGGCGGACGGCCAAGGAACGCATCTTCGTCGTCAATGCGCTGCGCTCGCTGCGCACCGTCGCGCCCGGCGCCGACCTGCGCCAGATCGGCTTCGTGGTGTTGCTCGGTGGCTGCGCTCTGGACTTCGAGATCCCGCAGCTCATCGCCGATGCCCTCGCGCCGTACGGGATCGTGTGCGGCACCGGGAACATCCGCGGGATCGAGGGGCCGCGCAACGCGGTGGCCTCGGGTTTGGTGTCGGCCTACGCGGGCCGGTCCGCCGGCGTGTTGGTCAGCGGTCGTGGCTGA
- a CDS encoding diol dehydratase small subunit, which yields MTEPTLDPTVDYPLSLHRQDLLFTPNGKPIAEITMAAVMAGEVAASDLRITPQTLRLQAQIAEKVGRNQLGGNLRRAAEMTAISDERVLQIYNALRPNASTKAELEAIAEELEGQYGAGLLAGLVREAADVYERREILATNE from the coding sequence ATGACGGAACCGACCCTCGATCCAACGGTGGACTACCCGCTGAGTCTCCATCGGCAGGACCTGCTGTTCACCCCGAATGGCAAGCCGATCGCGGAGATCACGATGGCGGCGGTGATGGCGGGGGAGGTGGCTGCCTCGGACCTGCGGATCACCCCGCAGACGCTGCGGCTGCAGGCACAGATCGCCGAGAAGGTCGGCCGCAACCAGCTCGGTGGCAACCTGCGCCGCGCGGCGGAGATGACCGCCATCAGCGATGAGCGCGTCTTGCAGATCTATAACGCGTTGCGCCCCAATGCCTCGACGAAGGCCGAGCTCGAAGCGATCGCCGAGGAGCTGGAAGGCCAGTACGGCGCCGGCCTGCTCGCCGGCCTGGTCCGTGAAGCAGCTGACGTCTACGAGCGTCGCGAGATCCTCGCGACCAACGAATAG
- the eutC gene encoding ethanolamine ammonia-lyase subunit EutC, whose protein sequence is MTTQDPAVQEFWAELRKTTQARIGLGRAGTALPTREVLELAAAHAAARDAVHIPLDTDALAGAVREVGIGEPVLVTSRATTRDEYLRRPDLGRLPSQDMDVPHTPADLGFVLADGLSPTALSHHGAALLKALVQRLGDRYSLAPPVIATQARVALGDHIAAAQGVRTLVVIIGERPGLSVADSLGIYLTHLPRPGRTDADRNCVSNIHPPDGLGYAEAARVAAGLIGGAVALGRSGVDLKDTSRSPDSLDRDVEREIS, encoded by the coding sequence GTGACCACCCAAGATCCGGCAGTCCAGGAGTTCTGGGCCGAGCTGCGCAAAACCACCCAGGCCAGGATCGGGCTGGGCCGGGCGGGCACCGCCCTGCCCACCCGCGAGGTGCTTGAGCTGGCCGCCGCGCACGCCGCGGCCCGCGACGCCGTGCACATCCCGCTGGATACCGATGCGCTCGCCGGCGCGGTCCGTGAGGTGGGTATCGGGGAGCCGGTCCTGGTGACCAGCCGCGCCACCACCCGCGACGAGTATCTGCGCCGCCCGGATCTGGGCCGGCTGCCATCGCAGGACATGGACGTGCCGCACACCCCGGCCGATCTCGGCTTCGTGCTGGCCGACGGACTGTCCCCGACCGCGCTGAGCCATCACGGGGCCGCGCTGCTGAAGGCCCTGGTGCAACGGTTGGGCGACCGGTACAGCCTGGCGCCGCCGGTGATCGCCACCCAGGCCCGCGTTGCGCTCGGCGATCACATCGCCGCGGCGCAGGGGGTGCGCACGCTGGTGGTCATCATCGGTGAACGTCCCGGTCTGAGCGTTGCCGACAGTCTCGGGATCTACCTCACCCACCTGCCCCGCCCCGGCCGCACCGACGCCGACCGCAACTGCGTCTCCAACATCCACCCGCCCGACGGGCTGGGATACGCCGAGGCCGCACGGGTGGCCGCCGGCCTGATCGGTGGGGCGGTCGCGCTCGGGCGTTCCGGTGTCGACCTCAAGGACACCTCACGGTCGCCGGATTCCCTCGACCGTGACGTCGAACGCGAGATTTCCTAG
- a CDS encoding propanediol/glycerol family dehydratase large subunit, which yields MTAVTPQPASIPEKRQSERTRVLEERPVNLDGFVQEWPEVGMVAMDSAFDPEPSVRVRDGVIVEMDGRARADFDFLDQFIADHAIDVASTEASMAIPAGEIAAMLVDPRVTRDEVIAVTKGLTPAKLLEVVKTMNIVEIMMGMQKMRARRTPANQAHCTSARDNPLQVACEAAEASLRGFSEVETTLGVVRYAPLVAMALQIGSQVGTGGRLTQCALEEATELELGMRGITAYAETISVYGTESVFVDGDDTPYSKAFLAAAYASRGIKMRFTSGTGSEVQMGNAEGRSMLYLEIRCILVTKGAGVQGLQNGSISCIGVPGAVPAGIRAVAAENLIASAVDLECASGNDQSFSHSPMRRVARLLPQLMPGTDFITSGYSATPNYDNMFAGSNVDAEDFDDFNTIQRDLQIDGGLQHVKEADILAARHRAGKALQAVFRYLELPAISDAEIEAAVYAHGSRELIPRDVLEDLKGAQQVMDRNVTGLDLVKALESTGFSDIAENLLTVLRQRVSGDLLQTSAIMTRELQPLSAVNDRNDYAGPGTGYRPSGARWEEMKRLRHVTSAENPEVEVD from the coding sequence GTGACCGCAGTAACACCGCAGCCGGCCTCGATCCCGGAAAAGCGGCAGTCCGAGCGGACCAGGGTCCTCGAGGAGCGTCCGGTCAATCTCGACGGCTTCGTGCAGGAATGGCCCGAGGTCGGCATGGTCGCCATGGACAGTGCTTTCGACCCCGAACCCAGCGTGCGGGTGCGCGACGGCGTGATCGTCGAGATGGACGGACGGGCGCGCGCGGACTTCGACTTCCTCGACCAGTTCATCGCCGACCATGCCATCGACGTGGCGAGCACCGAGGCGTCCATGGCCATCCCCGCGGGGGAGATCGCGGCAATGCTGGTGGATCCGCGGGTCACCCGCGATGAGGTGATCGCCGTGACCAAGGGCCTGACCCCGGCCAAGCTCCTCGAGGTCGTCAAGACGATGAACATCGTCGAGATCATGATGGGCATGCAGAAGATGCGCGCCCGCCGCACCCCGGCCAACCAGGCGCACTGCACCAGCGCCCGGGACAATCCACTGCAGGTGGCCTGCGAGGCCGCCGAGGCATCCCTGCGCGGCTTCTCCGAGGTCGAGACCACCCTGGGCGTGGTGCGGTATGCGCCGCTGGTGGCCATGGCGCTGCAGATCGGCAGCCAGGTGGGCACCGGCGGGCGGCTGACCCAGTGCGCGCTGGAAGAGGCCACCGAACTCGAACTGGGGATGCGCGGGATCACCGCCTATGCCGAGACCATCTCGGTCTACGGCACCGAGTCGGTGTTCGTCGACGGTGATGACACCCCGTACTCGAAGGCCTTCCTGGCCGCGGCCTACGCGTCGCGCGGGATCAAGATGCGATTCACCTCGGGCACCGGCTCGGAGGTGCAGATGGGCAACGCCGAGGGCCGCTCCATGCTGTACCTGGAGATCCGGTGCATCCTGGTCACCAAGGGTGCCGGCGTGCAGGGCCTGCAGAACGGTTCGATCTCCTGCATCGGCGTGCCCGGCGCGGTGCCGGCCGGTATCCGCGCGGTGGCGGCGGAGAACCTGATCGCCTCGGCGGTGGACCTGGAGTGCGCGTCCGGAAACGACCAGTCGTTCTCGCACTCGCCGATGCGCCGTGTCGCGCGCCTGCTGCCGCAGCTGATGCCCGGCACCGACTTCATCACCTCGGGGTACTCGGCAACACCCAACTACGACAACATGTTCGCCGGATCCAACGTGGACGCCGAGGATTTCGACGATTTCAACACCATCCAGCGCGACCTGCAGATCGACGGTGGCCTGCAGCACGTGAAGGAGGCCGACATCCTCGCCGCGCGCCACCGGGCGGGCAAGGCGCTGCAGGCGGTGTTCCGTTATCTGGAGTTGCCGGCCATCAGCGATGCCGAGATCGAGGCGGCGGTGTACGCACACGGCAGCCGCGAGTTGATCCCGCGGGACGTGCTGGAAGACCTCAAGGGCGCCCAGCAGGTGATGGACCGCAACGTGACCGGCCTGGACCTGGTCAAGGCGCTGGAGTCGACCGGCTTCAGCGATATCGCCGAGAACCTGCTGACCGTGCTGCGCCAACGTGTCTCGGGCGATCTGCTGCAGACCTCGGCCATCATGACCCGTGAGCTGCAGCCGCTGTCCGCGGTCAACGACCGCAACGACTACGCCGGGCCCGGCACCGGATACCGACCGTCGGGGGCACGCTGGGAAGAGATGAAACGACTCAGGCACGTCACGAGCGCGGAGAACCCGGAAGTAGAGGTGGACTGA